The Brassica napus cultivar Da-Ae chromosome C7, Da-Ae, whole genome shotgun sequence genomic interval AATCCACCAATCATATACtagctttttaaaatttaaaatcacaaaccAGAGTAACCAGAAAATTTTGGTCTTTTACCCGCATGCCCCCGACTGGTTTTGCTTTATGGAGGACAAACCTGACTTTCACCATCAAAAAGTGTGTTAGTAGCAATAAGTGCTCTTCAGtgtaataaaaacacaaaaagtGTATATTTGTGTTATAAACTCTTAATAAATTCACTTATTTACATGCTACGCCATTTAACTTAATTTTTCATACTATCTCTACAGAGTGTGATTGGTAGTGGCTGTAGATACTGTCCATAGCCATATTTATTTCTACAGCACTAAACACACAgcaatcaaattttaataaaaaattcaaaatcacaTCTGTTGAAgtaacctacagctgtacaagtgctctgtAGAGCCAAAaatccaaagcaattttttggagttttatataaaattctaaAGCAATAAAATCTATAGCCACAACAAAAAGTCTacaaatttttttctacagcaaattttttaaaaccacagtcattaccaatcggacccatacatctttctttcatttttcattttcatttttttttcctcttctcttttttctctGTCTCTTTCATTCTTCGATCCAAATCTTTTGTTCttcgatttttttattattatgaatTCTCTGTTTCTCCTTCTTTTTCAGTCCGtttttctcttgttcttcaaCAGATATATTCTTCTTTGAATCTCTTTTATTCTTTTATGAATTCGatctgttttcttcttttctgttTTATTGGTCTTTCTTCGCGATTTAAGATTTTTCTacgatttcctcctcttcttattTGATTTTCTCTTTTAGATCTGGCATGTTACAGGATATGAAAACtgtaaaagaaaaatttcaaCCTAGAAACAAAGTTTTACCAAGTTATACAATCATTCAAATACAACTTTATATAACTGTAGAACTTGGTTAAACTAGATACAAAGTTTTACAAAGTTGTACCTCGACAATGGTAAAACTTTGTGCCTAGTTATACTATGATATACAATCGTTTAAGTACAACTTGATAAAACTGTAGAACTTGTAAATTGTAAGACCGTAAAACTTGGTAAAATTTAGAATTTGGTAAAATGGTAAAACTAGGTGAAACTTAACCTggattattgagatataaaattttgaaatttgatttagaggaaaaaataagaGCAAAATCAAAATTGTCttatttcattaaatataaGAGTATGGAAAAACTTTTTTGGTTCTTTGAGATTATTTCTCCAGACGAGACTgaatgtataattttttaaaaaatctttgcaataaacaaatttatgttattgacactagtactcaacttgttgatATGTTTAATCCACTTGTTCGTTATTGAATAACTATAAGATTAAGAttgtaaaagtaaaaaaattaaaagaaatatatgaagGGATGAGAGCAAGAAAGTCAAGAAAGCCATACTTTCCtttgtttttatctttaaagCCTCTTTGGtttgttcttctttcttttgcAAATCTTCATTTCTCCGGTCAAATTCTGAAAACGCGTAAGCTCTCTTTCTCGTTAAAAGGTTTAAAAACCCCTATGATTTCTCTTGTCTTAGAGACTTTCTTTGTTCAAATCTGTGTTCCAGACACTGTGATTACGTAATAGATTAAGGCTTTGTGGGTTCTCTGCTAATCTCTCTctaagaatatttttattctgTTCTTGTTAGTTTGTTTCAGGTTTAATAATGGATGATCACAATAATGATaatcatcatcagcatcatctAGGTGTGAATAAGATGGGAAAAAACATCCGTAAAGAGCCATCAAATCAGCAAAATCAACAACAAAATCCTCAAGCTTTGGTTTATAACATCAACAAGACCGATTTCAGATCCATTGTTCAACAGTTAACCGGACTCGGCTCAGCTTCTTCTGTCAATCCTCCACAGTCAACAAACTCAAACCCACCAAAACCTCCAAATTCACGGTTGGTCAAAGTTAGACCAGCTCCTTTGACTCAAGTCAACCGCcctccacctccacctccaCATCCAGTTCAATCGAATCCAATGGCCTCTGAACCGGTTCAGCCTATTAACCAATTATCAATCAACCCGGCCGAATCTCCAATCTCGGCTTATATGCGTTACCTGATCGAATCAAGCCCTGTTGGAAACCAACCTCAACCACACGACCAAAACCCGGTTCAGCCATCAACTGGTTTGTTTCCTTCACAACAAACCGGTCCTAATCCAATGCTATTCCAGTCTCCAGTTTCGCAGTTTGTTTTGTCGCCGACGCCTAGATCGCCGTTTCCATTATTATCACCCAATTTCGCGTTTTCACCGCGGTTTTTAGGCAGTAACGAGTCTCTACCTCCGCCGTCACCAGGCTTTTTCTTCCCTTTGCTCAGTCCATTATGGAAAAATCAATAGCTTATTAGTAGTGTGTATAAATAGTCTTGTAAACACAATGTAACATGTATTAGGAAGACAATTGCTCATTTCGATTTATGTATTGGATAATTGGAGTGCTGCGTTTGGATTTAATGCTTGaaaatcaactttttttttggcatcCTTGAAATTCAACATTTATATGTTGTTtatcttataatatatataggggATACCTTACTTATATATTCTTGACCATTGTCTATTATGTTTGCAACTTACGAAATAATATAGTTGATCAGCTATACAAGACGTCTACGAAACTTGACGACAAGCGACAAGTCTATCAAATTTTATAagttaacaatatatataatatcaagGTATAAACTCAAATGATAATTATAATAACGAtaccaacaaaaaaataatactagaTAAATTACTATAGACATGTATGTATTAAGGCCTAGAATAGAGAAGTATGGACAAGAtaaattcatgttttttttaaggcatatattcatgtttccatGAAAATTTATACTATATTGCCTACTCACCAATTCACCTCTTTCTATGCATATTCTCATTGAATAATAAAGCTCTGAATAGAAATGAATCAAATGatgtaaacaaaacaaatatggagTAGACCAATActatcaattttgattaatatgtTTACTATTTTATCTCCATCAAATATGTTCTGCACCATTTCTATTTACCAAATACTTAGAGCATCAGAAGTGTCTCGAGAGAGATTATTTCACccaaattaatgataaaaacaaaaacataaaagagtgaataaaaattaaatggtTTCTGAAAATAAATGTTCAAAAATCTTCACACAACTGCCATCTATTTAGTGGGAACAAattcttacaaatattttaaattttattattccgAAAGTTAAATTATGATTGGTATTCAATAGAGTAAACTGGTGAAAATGAAAAAGTGAAATtggaaggaaagaaaaaaaaaacaaaatcgagagcgaaacatttttttatttcatgtagAGTAActgatttttctatttttgttttttttaagagTAAATAagctaaaaacatattttacgaTTGGTGAAAACTAGAGTAACTAGGTATAAATTTGTTTTACTCTACTATAATAACGCTAAGAATACCATTTAGGCACACTCTTAGTTTTTTTGTAATTGAAGAAAGTTAAATCTAGATGTATCAAAGACACAAATCTAACTCACATATGAATGTACATCTCACAAATAGACTATTTCCTAGGTATTCAAATGGACCGAAAACAATAACTTATATTCGTGTGGCCAAAGAGGATCGAACCTTAGGTTCACCGTATCGAGCTTCCCTTCAAGTGCTTCTGGCCTACCACTGCGTGGTTGCACACTCTTGGTTTTGAGAAGCTAAACCATAATATCGCTTTGTTGAGTTAGAAAGATTGCCAAAatagtacaacaactaccataAAAGTTTACAAAATCGATTTAGAAAAAACCTGTAAACAAAAATTGGATGATAGATTTTTCAAACTTTAGGTACCCCAATCCTACTCATAGTTAAACAAAAGAAGGTTGATGTTAATCATTAAAGTCGTGGTGCTAGAAAATCCTATCATCTAACTGGTTCACACTTCACAGACATCATATCATTAAAGTCTGGGCCCTTTGATTTACactttttatcaataaaatttatatttcactTTCTGACTTTCTTTTATTAACCAAGTTGGCAGGCAACTTGCAGTACCCACTAGATTTGTTCCTTTCTTTCCTATTGGAATAATACGAGAAGCATCCTCAGATTCTCACCTTACGCTTCGATTTacttacccttttttttttaacacatctTCGATTTACTTACTAGTTACTACCCCTGTTCCGAACTACGCCAGACGCTAGTCGGGCGGCGCGTCTGGTGGTAATCCCGGACCTAGCAAGTTACCGAAAAATCGGAGAGTAAGCGGGGAGTAATCAGAGATTTATTTTAGGGCATTTTATGGTCTTGTGGTTATAGGCTATATATATCTGATGAAATTCTATAAAGAGCGCACGGCGTAGTGCCTAAGTGGGTTTTTAAAAGCCTAGTTTTCTAGGTTCGAACAGGCCAAAGTGCATTTTTGCctgtttttttaagtttatatttaaTGAAGGGTATTTACGTTATTTAccgatcatcttcttccttagatttctaGGTTTTCTGCGATTGGAACTTGACGGCTCCTTGGTTTTCTACGAGTTTTACACCATGTTTCATCGTTTTTTTGCCTGATTTCGTGTAAATTTCATGAATCTTGCATCTATCAATCGATTATAGGCTGAACTGAGTTAAAAATTGGGTTTTTAAGGAATTCCCGATTTTTTGAGCGAATCACTCCAACTCGCCACAGTTGATGGCCGTGTTACGATTTTTCGGCGACTATGCGGTCCTCGGCGCCGCGTTTTCGAACCGGGGTTACTACATATGCCTTTCCACTAATAAAATGTTACTCCCTTTGGTTTAAAAATGAGAGATAATCTCATAATCCGACTCCaacttttgtaaaatcagtTACCTTATTGATGGGCCTGATTGTCATTCAATCTCTTCCCACTAAATGCCCAGCCCACCTCCCAAAAATGAGCATAAGTAAAATACACCGGGACCATCTCTAATTGTTcctctattttttaattattcttctattttttatttacaatccGATtgttctctattttagagtgaaaaatgaagtgatcaaataaaaaaaatatattctatatatagaaaaaactcatttttactctattatagagtgaaaaatagaatacTATTAGAACacttttactctaaactctattttagagtgaaaataaTGTAGTGTTGGAGATAcccttagagcatctccaatgacACTCagtttttttctctataatttacactaaaatagatcGACTCTATTGTAATGTAACTTTTACTCTAATGGTGTTACCTTATAATAGAGTtgttctattatagagtgaaatatagatgaatgtcatattttactctatatttggaatGGAAAAGTGACattcctctatatttcactctataatagagtactctattatagaattacaccattggagcaaaagttacactataatagagttactatATTTTGGCATaaattatagaagaaaaaatagtgtCCCATCGGAAATGGTCTTAGGACAATggagtttgacaaaaaaaaaaatcaaaaatattaaatttggaAATTAATGTAGGTTGCCACTAAAACCCCACTTAAAGATACCATTCTAATTCCCATTcccaattttattttgtagtaaaatattttctagTTCTACTCAatttcacactatattcatggagtgagttgttttttttttatttttggtgcaAATGTTAAAATTCATactattttttgagtttttacaaTGTTGCAAAGCAACTTATTACAAGGAGCAGaaataaaagagagaaataaaaaatgtttaatccACTTATTTCTCTGGAGTGAGTTGTTTGTTCACGACAAATGTTTAATCAGCTGAATATTTCCTgtcaaacaacaacaaaaaaaattgaaaattaaattgaaGAATCGCCATTGATTTTTCCATTTCACAActtaaaagtttaatttaaaatgtgtttCCGTTATGACAAATTGTCACACACACTAGCTAAGAGCATCTTCAAGAGCAACCTTAAAAcctcaaatataaagttttatctACTCCAAGAGCAATCTCAAAACCTCAAATTATAAGGTTTTGTACAGTGAAACCTTATATTTGAGGTTTCACTGTACAAAACCTTATATTTGAGGTTTCATATTTATTTGGTCCTTATACTTTTCTGTCTTTTAAAAATCTTCATAACTTTCTTGTTTATCATTTTAGTCCATAcaatttaatatcttttatatattcttataaatttaacttttacatataaatttcaataaatatataaatgattaaataaaaacaaagcataatattttaataatattaaacaaatattatacaAGACAATATTACATCAAACAAGTtaatacaaaaactaaaaatgcataaaataaaattacataagCAATATTACAATTATACTAATATTCCGGTAAACCTGATCCCGAACCTTCAATATCACTAAAAAGTTGTCCATAAAAAGTTGGTGCATTGGGAGGCTGTTGTTGTCCTCGAGTTCTTTTCTTTataattctttcttgttcagatcGAATAAACTCACGAGTAGTATGATCACTGATAGATTCTAGGTTTGTTAGCAACATTTTATTCTATTCGTGCATTTCTTTAAGGGCTAGTTTTTTTGCTTGGTTTTGCATATGTAGCTGAGTTAATTCAAAATTCTTCTCCGTAGCTGAtgcattttcttttaaaaaaccaATGACTTGTTCATTTGATGAAACCAAAGTGTCAACTGAAGAATTGTTACCTTCTGAGatttttcttttgagttttgCTTTCTTTGATCCAATGGGACGCTGTGATGAATTTGATCCACCATCATCACTACTTAAGTTGATTGAAAATGAAGACAATCCCAGAGATTGTGATGTTGGAGAACAAAACACAactaattatgtatttttaagttttttatttatatgtaatatgctaTTAAAATGtaatagtttattaataaatgttgtttaaaatatttttgttgtatgattttagattatataaaagttttatgcttttatttgaGGTTTGTATAATGTAAAGACTGTTATGTAAAAGATGAAAatttttaaggttttttttgaagtttactcTTGGAGAAGATCATCCTTAAACCTCAAATATAAGGTTCAGTAAACCTTAAATATAAGGTTGCTCTTGGGAGATGCTCTGAGCCAGatcaagttattttttttttttttctcagatgGCTTTAAAGTAAAAAGTAAACAGCTATTCTAACGTTGGATTTAACTTATCGAACATTCCAGTTTCCAATTATCCAGGAGACAACAATAACGACCAAAAGCAAATTACAattcagtaaaaaaaatgttacaaaggaaaattttattaaacaaaaaaaaaagatgaaattcCCCAATTTGTTTTCGTGTTCATTACTTTCACATCACCGGAGGGTTTCCTCCGTCGCCGGAACTCCGACTCATACCTTCAGTAATCGACGCGAGCTTCTGAAGATTCAGTTTAATCACAGTATCAGCAAACAAACGCGTATCCTCCTCCGTGTTCCCCTCCGGCACATCCACGACGTACGATTCAAGAACAACGGTCCAGATCCGTCCATCTCTCTCGAATCCATGAACCGTCGTCACCGACTTGTAATTCCTCAGCCTGTGCTCGCCTCCGGTGATGCTAAACCCCGTCACCCTCCGCTCGTCGTCGAGGAGATCGAGCCTCTCCCTCGACGTGTTCGCCGGAAGGCCGCTGATCACGTCCACGTAGCGCGTGCACCCCACTCGCATCTCGAATCCTTCTTCGACGGAGCATCTTTTGATGAAGTGTTTGTAAATCTGGGGACGATCGAAGCGTCTCACGACGGACCAGACGGTTTCGGGAGGGGACTGGATGCGTTGGGCGAGGAGGGAGGAGCAGCGACCGGGACCGAGTTGGTAGGTGTGGAACTCGGTGATTGAGTCGGTTAGCTCGGCGAACTCGTCGTGAGTCAGCTCGGAAGGAATCATTTGGTGATGGAGAGTAGTGGTTGTGTGAGTCTCTTGTTCCCCTTCTCTGATTGGCTCTGAATCTGCCATTGGTGTCGAATTTAAACTTGCTTCCAATTTGGGGTCGAATCGAAGAGAAGATGAATTTGAAAGAGGAAGGAAGTGTAAAACTTAATCACTGCAAAATAAAGGGTAGGTACGTAAATTTAATACTGTtggttctatttttaattattggtTACCACATAAATGTCATTAGCCACTGAATCTTTCGtacttttatttgattttattaaacCATGAAATTAACCAACAAATAATTTAGGCTACTTAGCACCATTTGTTTGTATTCATGAAAGCTTGCATCgtcataaaaaaataataatttagggGCGTTGAAAGTTTCATTATAtgctcatatatatatatatatattttttttaaaaaaatattcgtcTTTGTACGTGAAGCCATTCGCctaatttataaagtaaaagACATAAAGCTATAACACTTCCCAATCAATCCCTATAACTAGACTACCGGCccttttcttttaaattataagtttataactaagttatgattctaaaatttataaaattaggaAATCATAGtaaattaaacatattattTCCTACTCGTGTATCTAACTTAGTTTTGCGAGCTTGTAATTTTTAAGAGAATTTTCAGTTACTTGTCCATTTATAAGGAAGGATGTGAGTTTATATTTGGCCTGTTTTACATTAAAGGATCATTTAATGTTACTAAGGTTAATATAATCAATGATAAACCTCAATACATACAAgttcaataaatttaattttttttatacaaacttttaaaaatcaaagaaaatgaaaaatagataaTTTTTAAACATCTCATAATGAATTACTTCATATGGATTATATAACTGAGACCCTACGTAATAACGATGAACTAGGTGATAATCCGCGCCCTGCGCGGAGTGAGTGatcaaaaaagattttttaaattttttttacagatattagaaattttaaagttatagGCAAAAATATTAGATCTAATGATATATATGGAACGAAAGTGTGAATATAATGTAAGCTTAagtgttttttttgaaaaatatatatattttttttaaagattgttTTGTGTAGTTGGTTATGTGTaaattagatatattttatgtaaaaaatatataatagtatgcaataacttttattaatttattataaatttaagacaaaacaaaacataggaaatataattattgatttcataataaaaattatgattataatattaaaaacataagtaatagaaaaataaaatacgaaagaaacaaattataaggaaacaaataaaaacctGATAAAACTAAGATGTCGTGAAAATGGTCTTCAAAACTTCTGGTTTGCAATCATATAGACAGAAATAACTAAGAATTAGTTTACCAAACAAAACATACATACTTAAAAAATTCACTAAACGAACTGATATACCACCTTTCAATctaataataagaaaattattcaTGTATaccttttgatctttttgtatGAACTATTAAAACTCAGAGACTATAGCTTTTGCATTTTTTATTATGTTCATTGTTCATGGCTTTTGTACACATGTACGCAAAAGTTTGATATCCACATGTACAAGAGAATCATTGTCATTGTTTATAGCTAGTGTACTTTTGTTTCATTGTCATTGTACACGAAAATCATTGTCATTGTTTATAGATGTGAATCACTGTACACGAGAATCATTGAACACGAGAATGATTCATTGTACACGAGAATCATTATAGATGTGAATCATTGTACACGAGAATCATTGTCATTGTTTAACTTCCTCCCCACCTCTATCTCGTCCCTTAGATTACCTGTGAGAATTTAAAGAAGAACATGGGGATGTAAATCAGAACGGAAAATAGTGGCGGAGATGCCATAGAACGGTGGCAAAAATACACAAGACGTCGGAGAACAGTGGTTGAGAACTGATAACGGTGGCGGAGACGGTGGAGAACGGTGGAGGAGACACCGGAGAAAACACCAGCGAATAGAGCAAAGTATCACGCGTGGCGGCGGGGGAAGCACATGACGTTGATTGTATCTATGCTGTCGTCTACGTCGATGTTGCCAACGTCTCCTTTTCATGTATCTTCATCATCGTTTACATTTCTACTGTCATCTACGTCACTGTGGTGTCACGGTCGTCTACGTCAGTGTAACCGTCGCCGTTGTGAATGGTGTCATAGCCTTCGTCGTCGTCTACGTCACCGTTGATGTCTTCTACGTTATCATTACACCACCATCATCGAAGATTTGACCGGAGAATATGTTATGATTTAGATGAAAGATGATAAAATCTGAGAAAATAAAGAGGTAAACATAATGAATATGTAAAGattgagaaagaaaataaattaaattatgtagAAGATACAATAAAACCGTTGATGTtagattgacaaaaaaaaataatccaaCGGTTAGTGTGTAGATATATGTCATGTCACACTTTGTCTACTAAATCTGAGTTGTTGGATCGTGAAACATATATATCAGTGGCTGTGATAACATCCCGCCTAAAAGCACGTCTTTGGTTTGTTTAGTTAAGGCATGACCAATTACAAACAAACTAGATAAGTTAATACAAGTGGGCTTTGTTAGAAAAAAGTGTGCTAGGAGTATAAAGTGACCTATACTGATATAAGAAATTCAAAACTGACCTTGAGTGTAATATTTTCTACAAGTTATAACCTTATGACTAGGACAGACCCATAGGCCATCGCCGGTTGTTTTTTGGCAGTCTTTCAGACATTTAATTTGAATGTCTATggtaatataaaatatacgtACACATACACTTAAGTATATAAGAGCATGTTTAATGATGTTTATTAGGACGAAGTTCTTAACAGAATATAAGAACTTTACCTTCCATTAAACATGCTCTAAATTGACACCAGTACAGTGTTATAGTTATTTTGATCCGTCCTACATAGTTTTCGTGTTTATCTCCGATTCCATATCGTTTACTTTGTCGTTTATTTTCTAAttctagtttttattttattcctgAAGGGGACAATGAATATattatcattattttaaaatttgtacgGATATTCGAAGTAGGTTAGAAAATTACGACATCGCTTGCTCTTGATTTATTGCGAGTTGACTTATCTAACACCATATTATACATTACATATGGGAGAtcgtatcttttttttttaaacgccAAGTACTTGTATTAAACTAAAAGTCTAATGGAATCAAACGGTTGTAGTCGGTAAAACGAAAATAGCtaaaacatgataaaaaaatagaggtggctaaaaaaaagagatttataGAGAAACTTCACTTATTGTTCTAAAGTCCGCTTTCAAAAGAACACAATAAAGTTAGATTTGAAATTGACGTTGAAAGACCGAATCAATGAGTTATAAAAACAGTTAGAAACCATCTCTGAAGTTGCTTGGATTGTTGGGGAGAGAGGAGTTGGTTGGCATTCCATTAAAATTCCTTGGTTGAAAAAAATAGAATCGAAAACTTCAGTTTTAGAATACTCGTCGGATGAGACAATAAATTTCATTTCAGGACAAACAATGATAATACTTATCATGGCTGTTTTAGATTCAGTGAGGTTGGAATGCGTATATAAACCATAAAGGAGAACTCTAGGCGAATCCGAACATAGAATGCAAAATTAGAAAATGACCCCATTAAGAACTCTATATTGAACCTGCTCCTAAAGGATTAGTCAGATTTTTGGATTGGATATCCCGAGTTATCAATGAAAATCTCATGTACGGTTCTGTAGAGTGGCAGTATGTAAAGTGTATTACGCTAAAAGTATTTCGTTTATTTATGAAAAGGAGAatatcctctatatattaattaagaaacaCTACGTAGAGCCGTAAATTGGATTAGTCCACGTCCATTAGTCCATATCCATTTATCCATTTATTGTTCGTGGACAAATAATGACCATGTCCATTAAGAACCATGTCCATTAAAGACCAGACCCACTAACACCCATGTTTACATGGACTGCCATGGAGTCCATAATGgatcatataagaaaaatttaaattttaatctataAGCCTACAAATTTTACGgtagaaaaatcgattttacggttttgccGGTCAAACTCGGTTTTGACGGACAAACTCGATTTTGCgcttttggcaggaaaactagATTTTCCAATCTTGcaaggaaaactcgatttttcgggtttggcaggaaaactcgatttttcgggtttggcaggaaaactcgattttgcgggtttggcaggaaaactagatttttcggttttggtagaaaacacaatttttttgttttggcgggaaaacttgattttccggttttggcgggaaaactcgatttttcggttttggcggaaaaactcgattttgcggttttggcgggaaaactcgatttttcggttttggcgggaaaactcgatttttcggttttggcgggaaaactcgatttttcggttttggcgggaaaactcgattttgcggttttggcggaaaaactcgattttacggttttggcggaaaaactgaTCATGTCCTCATTCCTCAAGTTTCGACTAggcaaaacaaaacaacaaaaagagtCACAATGAGTTGGTTTGGATTAAGAAAACAGTCGAATTACTTTGCGAGTCGAATTACAAAGCAACAACAACAGACGAAGGATCGCGATTTGCTAGTCGCCTCCTAGAGCTCGAGAGAAGATGAATGGAGAGTCGGAGACTGGAGAATGGAGAGTCGGAGACTGGAGAACAGAGAGACGAACGAAGACACTTTCTCCGATGGAACTCAGTTTCAATCGCCAAAATCCCCAAAGGAGTCGCAGAAACTCTCTTTCACGATGAAATGAAATTTTCCAATTTTCCCCCAAATTTTGGAAacctagaattttttttaattgggctGCCCATGTCCTTATTAACCAAATCCACAAACACCCATAGATTACTCGGTTTCCCAATTTTGACCATTTAAAGCCCATCTGAAAATATGGGTATACCTAATGGAAGCCCAAATATATTTGGACATGGATGCCCATTGGACATCCCACCCATTTTGGAGCTCTAACACtataacttctttttgtaaACACATGTCATCAAtaagatgattcttagaatcattggAGAAATAATTTggttcatctaattatataataagatttttattaaactaaccataaattcattattaatgttctttattatttccttaaataaaaattacgcaATTGTCTAATGTGGTTTAAGTATATATGATAAttgatgattttgaataataaagatatgATAAAAATTTGTGTATCtcctatcatatttgtttacttttaaattattaaaataaactaaacaaccacattaaccatataataaaatttagatttttggtacatgttatattttgaattttaaaaagactataaattacaaaaactgCTAATAATCTCACATTTAAATTCTGTGATagatggtttaaattttttgttatgatagaatacaaatgattac includes:
- the LOC106411557 gene encoding protein HAIKU1 isoform X2 produces the protein MRARKSRKPYFPLFLSLKPLWFVLLSFANLHFSGQILKTRLIMDDHNNDNHHQHHLGVNKMGKNIRKEPSNQQNQQQNPQALVYNINKTDFRSIVQQLTGLGSASSVNPPQSTNSNPPKPPNSRLVKVRPAPLTQVNRPPPPPPHPVQSNPMASEPVQPINQLSINPAESPISAYMRYLIESSPVGNQPQPHDQNPVQPSTGLFPSQQTGPNPMLFQSPVSQFVLSPTPRSPFPLLSPNFAFSPRFLGSNESLPPPSPGFFFPLLSPLWKNQ
- the LOC106411557 gene encoding protein HAIKU1 isoform X1 gives rise to the protein MRARKSRKPYFPLFLSLKPLWFVLLSFANLHFSGQILKTRKLSFSLKGLIMDDHNNDNHHQHHLGVNKMGKNIRKEPSNQQNQQQNPQALVYNINKTDFRSIVQQLTGLGSASSVNPPQSTNSNPPKPPNSRLVKVRPAPLTQVNRPPPPPPHPVQSNPMASEPVQPINQLSINPAESPISAYMRYLIESSPVGNQPQPHDQNPVQPSTGLFPSQQTGPNPMLFQSPVSQFVLSPTPRSPFPLLSPNFAFSPRFLGSNESLPPPSPGFFFPLLSPLWKNQ
- the LOC106411557 gene encoding protein HAIKU1 isoform X3, giving the protein MDDHNNDNHHQHHLGVNKMGKNIRKEPSNQQNQQQNPQALVYNINKTDFRSIVQQLTGLGSASSVNPPQSTNSNPPKPPNSRLVKVRPAPLTQVNRPPPPPPHPVQSNPMASEPVQPINQLSINPAESPISAYMRYLIESSPVGNQPQPHDQNPVQPSTGLFPSQQTGPNPMLFQSPVSQFVLSPTPRSPFPLLSPNFAFSPRFLGSNESLPPPSPGFFFPLLSPLWKNQ
- the LOC106407039 gene encoding abscisic acid receptor PYR1, which gives rise to MADSEPIREGEQETHTTTTLHHQMIPSELTHDEFAELTDSITEFHTYQLGPGRCSSLLAQRIQSPPETVWSVVRRFDRPQIYKHFIKRCSVEEGFEMRVGCTRYVDVISGLPANTSRERLDLLDDERRVTGFSITGGEHRLRNYKSVTTVHGFERDGRIWTVVLESYVVDVPEGNTEEDTRLFADTVIKLNLQKLASITEGMSRSSGDGGNPPVM